A region of the Phaseolus vulgaris cultivar G19833 chromosome 11, P. vulgaris v2.0, whole genome shotgun sequence genome:
TttaatcattaatattaattttaatatttaagaatAACATTCTACTcgttatataattatttattttaaataaatattatatatatatatatatatattttgttagaGATCCCAcctcgactagagattagagcctttcattgtatataagtgggtgcaaacctcaccccatgagccagttttatggggttgagttaggcttaaagtccacttcgtaatatatatatatatatatatatatacaatttaatgttattaaaatcataaacaatGTTATGTATGAtagtttttcaataaataattacttttttaaaaagtacattaatatttattatttaattttattcaaataataaacatttttaagTGTAACAtctaaaagaatataaaatagaCTCAAGAGAAAGTGTGTGCATCATTTCAACCTCTTAATACTATATTAAGAATAAATATGAAAACGATAAAATTCTAGATTATTGCTTTCACgcctaattttataatttatctcTTGATGTCTTTTTATAAGATCCATATACACATGCATTTCCAAATAAAGGATATTCATCAAGAAAGATCTTTCAATGCATGCTCGAAGATCAATATTAAGCAAGTTTTATAAGAGACTAACaacttttttacataaatatctCACACTTTAATTTCAAGGGTACGAGGTAAGTTCAAAATATCCAAAATCTATGACTCATAGTGTGTTAAATGTGCAATAAATTTCTCTTCAATTTAAAACTACATGATGTCTCAATCTATGTGATTTAGGTCATCTTAGACTTAGGTCATTAGTGAAGTTATGGAtcgtgtaccgaccagtcctcgggtgTCGTTGAATGCTAGTGGACGTGGGGCCACGTAAGTTGGGTCCCTCGAGCGGCATGGGCCAACGCCTTGCAGACGACACGCCCAGGGTGTCGAGGAGTGGTCAGGCCTCGGTCATGTAATGAGGGTGCCTCGCAAACGGTACGCCTAGAGGATCGAGGAGTGGTCAGGCCTCGGTCATCAGGATATGCTAACGTGTCCTCGGACCTCGGCAAGTCAAACAGCgaagctgggccacgagaggtggatcccagacaacACACCAGTTACCagtagggagaagcctagatcacgaggggtccatgcgtgtggtgtggatgacgcaTTCAGGCataacacaagtaaagagccactggaaGAGATAAGGCCCGTAAGGGTTACGTTCCATGGTaaactgcatgcatggcacgtgaacatcTAGGCGACTCCCAGGACGGATGGCctcagagattaggtgcacaagttggtacccaggtggtcatcccgttagaggttgcactccagtaagggagccttacgtgttagattgccctaagagtggATGATAGTGCCACTAAGGCACACCCTCAGTAACCCTAATTATAGTTAGCGAAAACAGTGGAAACCCTAAAGTATAAAAGGGGTAGTATCAAACCTAATGAGGGACGCTAATTCTTACGCAGCTTTAGGCTACACACACAGAGAGCTTTACACAACTAAGtttcggtgtttcctagccctaagattgacttgagcgtcagagtgcaaacggcctctagggccCCCTTTTTCTTTGCATTTTCAGGTGTTTGATTGAAGGAAGGCACGAACGAAGGCAGGGATAATCGGGCGTGTGATCATCGTAGACGTACAAAGGCAATTGAGTCAACCGGCAGgtacatttggcgcccaccgtggggcacgatctAAAACGTTGTCCCATCCGCAAGAACAGGAAAGATCAACCAAGATGAGATATACGAAGCAAGGATTTGTTGCACCGAATGGAGGCGAAAGTCTCACCCTGCAATAGATCATGGAAACGATGCAGGCTCTCCAAGAAACGGTGGCTGCATCAAGAGGGAATCAAGAACGCATCCAGATTGATCTGGCTACGTCGCTGGCAAGGAATGAAGAATTGCAAAGAACCAACGAGGAATTGCGTAGGGGGTTGCGGAATTAAGAAGGGGAACGTGAGGTGGAAGATCAAGAACCTACGACACCATCCAGGaatttcccaatgcctttctcGCAAGCGATCATGGACGCTGTGATACCAGCCACGTTCGTGAAGCCCAAAGCCACCTTCACAGGGgtagaggacccagaggctcatctcacgaccttccatacgcagatgatgttggttggggGCTCTGACGCGGTGCGatgcaagctgttcatgagtacactagtgggaacggcgatggattggttcatcagcctctcTGATGGCCACGTGATGTCATTCGCGCAATTGTCTAAGTTGTTCAAAGAGCAATACATCGCGAATCGGGCTCCCCCACCCATTTTTTACAACCTTTTTGACGTAAGACAGTGTCAGGGAGAGTCCTTGAAGGAATTCCTCAACCATTTTGGggcgcaggtggtgaggctgaACACCAAGGATGAAACCATGATGGTGCATGCGTTCAGGAAGGGAATTGTGCCTGGACCCTTCAGCGAATCACTCATCAAGAACCGCCCCAAAACTTTCGATGAGATAAGGCGTCGAGCGGTGGCTCACATTGTCGCGGAGGGAGAAGTCAATGAGAAGCGCACATGCGTTGTCCCTACGCGCCCACGAGCACCAGGCCGACCTCAACCCCTGGGGGTGCATGAGGCAACAACAGAGAAGAGGGCTCTAGCGAAGCAGCAGCCTTACGAGCCCAGGAAGCCCAGACTAGGGGCCGCACAAGGGAGAATGTGCCACCTAGGCACAACGTTGTGGTAGAATTGAAGGACCTAATCGTCGTCCCCAACATAGCGGAGAGGTCGAAGATATCCGCTAAGACTGACAAGAAGTTAGGGCCTAACAACAACGCCTGatgcgagttccaccaagcgttTGGCCACCCCTTACTCAACTGCTTGGCGTTGGGACATCAGTTAGACGAGTtggtgaagaatggtttcctaAAGAATTACCTGGTGGAGTCACTGGGAGCCCAGAACTCGACAACGTTAGGAGAGGATCAGGGACACGAGATACCCGTACATGGCGAAATCCACATAATTGCAGTGGTTTCTCAGACGGAGGGTGCACCGCTTCTCAGCGGAAGAAGTATGCACGAGCAGTAATGTTAGTAGAGGCGCAAGAGGCAGATGAAGATCTCAACGTCAATCTTGTCTTCACAAAGGCTGATCTCTGAGATGTTGTTCCCCATGATAATGACCCAGTGGTGATCTCAGTAGTGACCGTAAGGAGAAAGGTACACCGTGTACTGGtagaccagggaagctcggcagacgtgatgttctggacgACCTTCAATAagctgcagttgtcccctgatcaactgagGCCTTATAttggctgcttgtacggttttgcgggagaccaggtggaggtgcgtggGCACTTAGAGTTGAGGACCACCTTCACTGATGGTGTTGCGTCCCGTGCGGAGAACATCAGGTACCTCGTCGTCAATGCCCCCTCCACATATAACATACTGTTGGGTAGACCTACGTTGAACAGGTTGAGGGCGGTGgcatcgacgaggcacatgaagatgaagttgcccgACTTGGGAGGAAaggtgataaccatcaagtcagaccagAAGGAGACTAAGAGATGTTACGAAAACAACCTCAAGACCAAGAGAGGGGTGTTCATGGTCACCACCAGGGCACCGAGTGAAGAAAGAATCACCCCTGCAAAGATCGCCTGTGCAGAGATCACCTGGGAAAGGCAACCCGAGCTAGCAGGAGAAGtcctggagagggagattggggGAAAGACGTTCAAACTTGGCAAATCACTAGGCCAAGTAGCGCAGGACCAGATCCCCGAGGTCATAGCACGACATCTGGATGTCTTCGGATGGACCGCCTCAGACATGCCAAGCATAAACTCATacttcttgtgccaccacctcaccatggaccccaaggtcAGGCCTGTCCgtcagagaagaaggaagttcaacgaagaaaggcggcaGGTCATAAAAGAAGAGACGAAGAAGTTGTTGAGCGCCGACCACataagggagatccagtaccctgagtggttggcaaacgtggtcttggtgaagaaggccaatggaaagtggaggatgtgtgtcgacttcacagacctcaACAAAGCTTGTCCGAAGGACTTGTATCCTCTACCAAGCATTGACGCCTTGGTGGACAGCGCCTCGGGCTGCAGAATgctcagcttcctggatgctttttctggatacaaccagattaagatgcatcccagggacgaatgcaagacaaCGTTCATGATAGATCTATCTTGCTACTATTAcatggtgatgccctttgggttaaagaatgcagacaccacctaccagaggctaatggatagAGTGCTCGCACCCATGATAAGGCGAAACGTGCAGGCCTATatggacgacatggtggtgacctcacaGGTGAAAGATCAGCATGTGGCTGATTTAGAAGAGCTATTTACGACAATAACTAAGTACAGactgaagctgaaccccgaAAAGTGTGTGTTCGGGGTGGAAGCGGGTAAGTTCTTAGGTTTCCTACTCaccgagcgtgggatagaggcaaaccccgagaagtgcgctgCAATCCTCACGATGAGAAGCCCAATCTCCGTGTAGGAGGTGCAACaattgacagggcggatggccgctTTGTCTAGatttgtatcagctggaggagaCAATGGTCACCCTTACTTCCAATGTCTGaggaggaacaacaggttcatCTGAACCAGAAAGTGCGAAGAGGcgttcctcaagttgaaggagtacctgaCCAGTCCCCATTGTGCAAGCTACAGTTGGGTACTCCACTCCGCATATACTTCGCTCTAACGGAGCGGGCGATCAATTCGGTCCTTGTGCAGGAGTAGGACCAAGTGCAGAAGCCTatatactttgtgagcaaagtaTTGTAAGGGACTGAGGTAAGATACCAGGTCGTAGAGAAGGCAGCCTTAGCAGTGGTATTCTCAGCTAGGTGACTTCGCCATTATTTCCAAAGCTTTACGGTAATGGTGATGATAGACCTGCCTATCCTCAAGGTGCTACAGAAATCGGATGTGGCGAGAAGGATGGTACGCTGGGAAGTGGAACTTTCGGAGTTCGATgtccagtacgagccccgaggtccTATCAAGGATCAGGTCTACGCAGATTTTATGGTAGAGCTCTTCTCAGCAAATGCACACCAAGAGGAAGCCAACTTCCGGTGGGTGCTCTCTGTAGACGGGTCCTCTAACCAACAAGGCAGCAGGGCAGgcgtcatcttggagggaccaaATGGGCtattgatcgagcaggccctacggttcgccttcaaggccaACAACAACCAGTCAGAGTACGAAGCCCTCAACGCTGGCATGCTACTGGGCAAAGATATGGGTGCACAAAGTCTGTTGGCAAAAAGCGACTCCCTATTAGTCATAGGTCAGGTGATTGAAGAATACCAGGCCAAGGACCCTCAGATTGTCGCATACCTAGGGTATGTCCAGATTCTTAAGGGGTCATTCGTGGTGTTCGAGCTAATGCATGTCCCAAGatagcagaatgcccgagcttacttgctagctaagctcgccagtttaGGTAAGGGGGGCAGGTAGAGGACGGTCATACAGGATACCCTGAAGACACCTCCAACTTTCACTGCAGATAACTTGGTGGGGTACACCAGGTCAGCACGATGAGAGGAGGGGCGAGGAGTCTTCGATCACTGACCCAGAAGACACTGAAGACTCCCAGGATAAGCATATCCAATCCTGGGGGGAATCGATGCAGGTTTGCCTGGTCAAAGGAGGagaaacctggatgacgccctacaagcgctTCTTGGCTGATGGGGTACTCCCATTGGAACCCGCAGAGGCtaggaaaataaagaaaaattcctgCCAAGTACACTCTCATTGACGGAGAGCTGTTTAGGcacgggttcacacacccaATCTTGTTATGTGTAAGCGGAGACCAATGCGTGCGTATAATGGCAGAGCTTCACGAATGGATATGTGGGAGTCATATCATTGGTTGATCTTTAGCATCGAAGGCCATTCGTGCGggatattattggccaaccGTAAGGGAAGACTGCATGAGGTACGCACAGCAGTGCAAGCAGTGTTAGCAACATGCTGACTGGCATAAGGTGCCGCCAGAGGAGCTCAGGTCGATTTACAAcccttggccatttcatacatgggggatcgatATCCTGGGACCCTTTCCTTTGGTGATAAGGCatatgaagtacctcgtggttgccatagagtacttcacgaagtggatcgaGGTTGAGCCAGTGGCGCAGATCACGACCCACAAGATCACGCACTTCGTGTGAAAGAATATAGTGTGTTGCTTCGGGGTGCCGAAGCGTTTGGTGTCTGATAATGGCACATAGTTTGCACGTCAACAGTTGGGCAAGCTATGCTCAGAAGTTGGAataaagcaggtgtttgcatcagtcgagcacccccagacaaatggtcaggtcgagtctgccaacaGAGTTCTGCTCAAAGGTCTGAAGAGGAGGCTCGAGAAGGCCAAGGGAATCTAGGCAGAGgaggttcctagaattgtgtgggcttaccagaccactccccagtccaccaccaaagagacacccttcagcttggtgtatgggtcggacgcgatgattccaatggagatccaggagagctcgccacgcTTCCAGCACTTTGTGGCCGAGGAGTCCaacgaagagagaaaggtgaatctggacctactggatgaagtcatGGAGGAAGCAAGAATTAAAGTTGAAGCATTAAAGAGAAAGGTGGAGTATAAGCATAGCTCAAAGCTGAAGCCTCGTCAGTTCCAGGTCaccgacctggtgatgcggaaggcccacccatatcagctagagaacaagttgtcccccaagtggactggtcctttcaaattgacagaggcccttgggaatggggTATACAGGCTTGAGACGCTGGAGGGAGGCACGATTCCTCGTACATGGAATGCGACcaaccttaagttttatttcagttgaactGTAGCATTGTACATAGTTCttaggggacgctctttttcccttataagaGTTTTTTAACaaggtcacccaataaatttcAATTGAAGTATCTTCGCGAGTGTTTGCACAATGCAGTTATGAACCTGTCtacttgcgttagaggtctcgagcgagggaaaggtaggttcgtagagaatgCCTTCCCCCTcaagtgagaacgccaaggttggaCGAAATGGTTCACCAGAGAAATCCTCCTTCACCTTCGAGCGAATACGAGGTCAGATACGAACTTTTCCTTTGCGTTAGAGGTCGCGGGAGTGGGAAGGGTATGTTCGCAGAGAACACCCCCCTCCTCGAGTGAGAGCGCCAAGGTTGAATGAAACAGTTCACCAGTGAAATTATccttcgcctttgagcgaaggTAAGGTCAGTTACGAACCGTTCGCTTGGGTTCGAAGTCTTGAGAGTGGGAagggtaggttcgtagagaacacctccccctcgagtgagaacaccAAGAATGAACAGGTGTGGTTCACCAGAGAAATCCTCCTTCGCCTTTTAGCGAATGTGAGGTCAGATACGAGTCATccccttgcgttagaggtctcgagcGCGAGAAAGGTAAGTTCGCAGAGAAcgcctccccctcgagtgagaacgccaaggttgaacaacGCAGTTCACAATTAAGTCCTCCCCTGACTTTAAGCAAGCGCGAGGCCAGCTTGGAACCTTCCCCAGGGGTTAGAAGTCTCAAGGGCAAGAGGGATGGTTCATAGAGAGCTCCCCCCTCCCCTTTGAGTGAGAACGCCAGGGGAAAAAAGTAAGGTTCACTAGTTAAATCCTCCCTAGACTTTATACAGCAAGAACGAGGTCAGTGTGAGTTTCACCTCGGGCTAGAAGTCTCGAGACTGGGCAGGATGGTTCGTAGAGCGCCTCCCTCTTGAGCAGGAACGCCAAGACGAGGGCATCATGACTCGCCAACGATATTAGTAAAGCGCCTCCTTGCTCAGTAAGGTAGGAGCGAGGTCAGTTAGAAGGTCTCTCTCTGCCACGCCTTATGGAGTAGGTACGAAGAGCGGCCACCAAAAGTTCCCTCACCTTTGCCTACTGGGGCAAGTTCAGGTTAGTATGCAAAATCCCGCTACCTAATGAGTATACGGTAGAATGGGGCAGGGAAGCGTGCTACCTAATGTTCAAGTGTTTGTCAAAGGCGTTGTTAAAAAGCGTCAGCGCGAGGTACAACAGTTAATAGTTGAAGACGAAGAACGCAAATTAAAGCAAGTTATGCGCAGCGTTCAAACAGTTCAAGTCATGCAAGTTTAAAGCAGATAAACAGCTCAGATAGTTGAAAGTAAGTAAAACATTTATAAATATGAAGGAATATTGTATGCTAGAAGACCAAATACAAGCTAAGATGGTGGAGCCCGTGGCACGATCTGCCCATCCACGACGTGATTCGACATCGCGAAGGGCGAGGCGTCCATCTCAGGATGCACACAGGCAACCTGAGCAAAGGCGTCCTCGAACCCTGCGGCGTACGCGTCGACAACGTCTTCAATAAGCTCAACATCGGCTTTCTTGAAATTCTCGGCCTGTTGACGTTCAAGCCATCTCAAAGAAAGctaaaaagcaagaaaagaaaagaagaaaacgaAGGTTTAGAAAATGGTGATAGCGTAATTcagcaaaaacagaaaaaacCCCACACTCGAAGAAGAAACTCAGAAAAACAGGGGAATAGAGGAAAGGAAGAGGAAACCACAAATGCAAAGAATTTAAACAATCCCAGCCAGTTATCAAGCAGCGAAATCGAAAAATAAGGGCGATCAAAGGATAAAGTTCATAGCTTTCAATCAATGTCGGTTAAAAGTTCTAGGCTTTGTAAAAGGAAAGGCGAGAGCGctcgaggaagaagatgaagcaaTCAAAGGTGTTTCTGAGAATAATGGAACAGTGATTGGAAGCGCGCGTTTTCGAATACTTAACGTAAACTAAGAAGCGCAAGCGACGTTAAGTCCTGGTCTTTGATCAAGACATGTGTGCGCAGATTAAAATGGGCACAGAGAAATGTCACTTCGGTGTACTGTTCACATCCTGTCACATagagccacgtaggtcgccaggggcgaggacttagtctcttcgctgaacaatTTAACAGCTggagactgggggcttgtgtaccgaccagtcctcgggtgTCGTTGACTGCTAGTGGACGTGGGGCCACGTAAGCTAGGCCCCACGAGCGGCATGGGCCAGCACCTTGCAGACGACACGCCCAGGGTGTCGAGGAGTGGTCAGGCCTCAGTCATGTAATGAGGGTGCCTCGCAAACGGTACGCCTAGAGGATCGAGGAGTGGTCAGGCCTCGGTCATCAGGATATGCTGACGTGTCGTCGGACCTCGGCAAGTCAAACAGCGAAGCTGGGCCatgagaggtggatcccagacaacACACCAGTTACCagtagggagaagcctagatcacgaggggcCCATGCttgtggtgtggatgacgcattcaggcgtaacacaagtaaagagccactggaaGAGATAAGGCCCGTAAGGGTTACGTTCCAATGGTaaactgcatgcatggcacgtgaacagttAAGGGACTCCCAGGACAGATGGCCTCAGAGATTAGGtacacaagttggtacccaggtggtcatcccgtcagaggttgaactctagtaagggagccttacgcgctagattgccctaagagtgggtgatagcggCGCTAAGGCACACCCTTAGTAACCCTAATTACGGTTAGCAGAAACATTGGAAACAGTGGAAACCTTAAAGTATAAAAGGGGCAGTATCAAACCTAATGAGGGACGTTAATTCTTACGCAGCTTTAGGATACACACACACAGAGCTTTATACAGctaagttttggtgtttcctagccctaagattgacttgagcgtcggagtgcaaacggcctctagggcgccctttgtctttgcattttcaggtgtttgatcgaagGAAGGTACGAACGAAGGCAGGGATAATCAGGCATGTGATCGTCGGAGATGTACAaaggcaatcgagtcaaccgacaTGTACAAATCTCTTTCATAGGTTCTAATACATAATACACCATCTTATACTACAATTCACACATCATCTTATATTCATGTCTCTAATTTACACATTACTCAAAACATGTCATTTACATTTCAATTCCATGTATACACACACATTTATCACAATTTGCCCAAATTAAATAAGTAAATCATTTAAGTATATGATTCAACAATTTCTACATATAAACATACATGTACGTAATCTAAATATCCATAAAAACTAGGAAAATCCACTTGAATATGTGCGTAAGATGATACCTTGGCTTACGTGAAGAAAATTAACTTGTGTGAGGattgatggcattttcatgtgttcttcttgaatcaaagtagaaaataaggtgcgaaagcaatgggtgagatgatcaagaccctcctaggagttgtgttggccttgtaggtgcatgatgagtatggtgtttgagtggttcggccagctcaagggagaaggtgaaaggattgaagtttagagcctagatttctaggagaagtaaagcttgtgcacaaaaatggcagcataaccttactcaattaaacttgaaaaatacaatgagatagctttcctatttataagctatcttggacgtaaatgttaagctatcttctaaggaaaagaaaaccaaaattacatctaaatgctaagccatgtgccatgtgcaatgaccgaccacacaaccctagtttctagaatgtttccatcaaaagtgctttctacactatcctatctactaagtacccctaatgggcctttatgcaaacatatacaaagccttctctcttccatccgtggcttcatttaCTTGTGTGTGAGCATGTTTGGCCATGGATCTTGTAAgggggcctagacggtctagctccatggatagcctccctccttcacgtcctagacgctcaccttcacgtcctagacgctcaccttggtcgtggtcttggtctagacgctctc
Encoded here:
- the LOC137806260 gene encoding uncharacterized protein; the protein is MDAVIPATFVKPKATFTGVEDPEAHLTTFHTQMMLVGGSDAVRCKLFMSTLVGTAMDWFISLSDGHVMSFAQLSKLFKEQYIANRAPPPIFYNLFDVRQCQGESLKEFLNHFGAQVVRLNTKDETMMVHAFRKGIVPGPFSESLIKNRPKTFDEIRRRAVAHIVAEGEVNEKRTCVVPTRPRAPGRPQPLGVHEATTEKRALAKQQPYEPRKPRLGAAQGRMCHLGTTLW
- the LOC137806276 gene encoding uncharacterized protein, whose protein sequence is MVMIDLPILKVLQKSDVARRMVRWEVELSEFDVQYEPRGPIKDQVYADFMVELFSANAHQEEANFRWVLSVDGSSNQQGSRAGVILEGPNGLLIEQALRFAFKANNNQSEYEALNAGMLLGKDMGAQSLLAKSDSLLVIGQVIEEYQAKDPQIVAYLGYVQILKGSFVVFELMHVPR